ACAGTGCCGGTCGGCGTGCTGTGCGACTACTGCGGACGCAGCGAGGAGCACTGCCGGAGAGCACCGCGCATCGACGACAACCACACCTTCACCCCGCCGGGCAGCGTGCGGCGACACATGCGCGGTGCTCTCCGGTGAGCCACGACGCGCGGTGTGTGGACGGCTGGCTCGGTGAGGACGGCGACGGCCACCCCATCGCCTGCCTGGTCTGCCGCCCACACCTGCGGCCCCGGTCCACGACACCGATCGGCCCGCAGGTACTCACTGGCTTCCCCGAGCCACGCGAACCCGTAGACGACCGGGCCGAACGGAAGCGACGCCGGACGTACGGGCTGCGCCAGCGACACGCACGCAGACTCCGGATGATTCAACAGAGGAAGGCCACCGAGGAATGACTGACCTGGATCTCGACGACCCCCGCACCGTCGCCTACCACGAAGCGGGTCACGCCGTCGCCTACCTTCTGCACCGGCTGCCGTTCCGCTACGTCACGGTGCGGCCCCGCACGGCCGGACTCACTGGACACGTAATGATCTGGAGGCCCCGGCGGATGAGTGCGTACACGTACGCATCGGTGGCGGCGGCCGGTCCGGTCGCCGAGGCCCGACACCTTCAGGAACTGGGACTCGATGAGGACGAGGTGACGGCACGGATCATCTTCGGCGGGTGTGCCGCGGACTTCGATCAGCAGGACGTTCCCGGCTATCCGGTGGGGTGGTTCGAGCGCGTCATGACCGACGTACTGACGGAACACTGGCCGGTGGTGGAACGCGTCGCCGAAGCCCTCGCCGAACAGGGAACTCTGTCCGGCCGCCAGGTCCAACAACTCATGGACCGCGGGCCAGCAGGGGGACACCGATGAGTGACTGCTCAACCTGCGGGTCGGCCAGCGACGCGGGCCACACCTACGCCTGCCCAGACGCGATCCTCTGCCCGCGCTGCGGCGACCCCACCGTCGTGGTCGACGACGACGGCACCGGCCCCGACACCCGCTGCCAGGACTGCGGAGACGAACACCCCGCCTGGGCTCACTGCGCGCACTGCGGCACGCAGTACGGCCCACTCGACTTCTGCCCCGGCGGGGAGGACACCGATGGCTGACCGCGCAACCGAGGCCCTGCCCGGTAGCTGGCGAGACGTACCGGCACCCCGCCGCAAGCAACCACCACCCAGCCGCCGATGCCGCCTGAAGGGCTGCATCTTCCCGGCCCGGCCCGACGCCGACACCTGCGTCGGCCACCAGGACGACGACTACATCGCCCGCCCGGCGGACGCCGACCCGGCCGCCATCCCCGACGTGTGGGGCGGCAGCGGCAGCAGTGCCCCGTCCCAGCCGCAGACGCCCACCTCCCAGCCCAGCACCGACCGGAAGGGGTAACCCGCCATGCCCAGCAACACGACACCGCAGACGCCCGCCTACGGCGACGAAGGCACCTGGCCCTACTACGCCGCCCAGCCGCCGCCCCACTGCCCCGGCTGCACCGCCCCACTCGGCCAGCGGCACCACCCCCGATGCAGCGTCCAGCAGTGCGCCGAGTGCTTCGGGCAACGCCACACCACCTGCGACTGCGACACGGCGCCCACCTCCCAGCCCAGCACCACCCGCCCGGGGTAACCGGCCACCACCACCGACACGACACGACAGACGGGCACACAGCAGACAGGAGACAGCCATGCCACCACGCGCAGCCCGACCACGACGACGGACACACCTGCACTGGACCGACCAGCTCCGCCTCGACCTACTGACCGAAGCCCTACGCAAGAGCGGCCCACAACCATGTGCACGGTGCGGCCGACCACTGCGGGCCGAGGACCGGCCCGCCCTCGACGGCGACGGGCTCACACACCACGGATGCGCACAACGCGCGACACAGCCGTGACACGGGCAGGGGCGGGTCAAAACTTGACGGGCCGCTCACAGCCCTTGACCCCCCATAGGGCAAGTTTCCCGCTGCCAAGTCTCCAGAACGCCTTCTGAGGCGGTTATTCCCAGCGAAGGGGTGAGAGCAGGCCATGAACCAACGAGAACGCTCGTGCAGGCGTCAGGGCTGCACGAGGGCCGTTCCAGCGCCGACCGGCCGCGGTCGGCCCCCGTTGTACTGCTCGGAGGGATGTCGGCGGGCGGTGAAGCTGGAGATCCAGCGACTCAACCGGCAGGTGGACGACGCGGAGCGGCAGGTGACCGCGTGGGGCCGGATGCTCGTGTCCGTGCGTGCGGCCGAGCAGGGCAAGGGGATGCCGACGCAGGTCGGCTACCTGGGCGACCCGCCTGACCTGATGGTCGCCTTCTGGGAGCGTGAGCGGGTGCGGCTGGGCGACCGGCTGCGTGACCTCCTGGACGATGGGAGCAACACGTGACGGGCACCTGGGCGATCGTCCCGGGGGACGGCGATCCCTCTTCGGAGCATGAGGAGCCGGACCGGGCGCCGTGCTGGACCTGCGGCGGCGAGCGATGGCTGCTGACGAACCCCGCCAACGAGGACAAGCCGAAGCGGTGCCCGTGGTGCGGCGCGGTGTAGCAGCGGTTGTCGGTGGCCGGTGGGAGGATGGGCGGTAAGGCGCGGACCTGGCACTGGTCGGAGCCCTCACGCGGCGTGGCACTCGCCGTCCACTGGAACATCCATCACCGCTGGGCCGAGAGGTCCAGCGAGCAGCGCGTGAGGAGTAAAACCGTGCTGATGTTGAAAGACATCGAGGCTGCGGAACGGCGTTTCAACGAGGCCGCCGCAGAGCTTCGCAAGTACGAGTCCGACCCCGAAGAGTGGCGCGGCGCCATCGAGACGATGCCTCAGGTGGGCAAGCGGGTGCTCAACCTGGCCGATGCGCACTTCGACCGGCTGGAACAGCTTCGGCGGAACATGAACCAGGCCCGAGCCAGCATGGTCGCCGCCCGGCAGGCTTGGTCCGAGGGTCGGTGACGTGATGCAGCGCATCGAGTCGTACGGGCTCCGCGGCGTCGCTCGCCCAGAGCCCGCACCTGCACCGTCACGTACGCGGTCCGTGCCGAAGTCCAAGCCCGTCACCGATCCGGAGCCCCGCACCGCGGTGTCCCGCACCGATCCGGTGTCCGGCGCCCGGCAGAACCTCCTGGACGGCTACGTGGAGCGCACTACGCGCGGCGTGACCGTGGTGGGTGAGGCGGCAGGCCTGGCCGTGATCGCGAAGCTGAAGCTCCGCCGCGCAGACCGCCGCGCCGAAGCGACCGTGGTGGTGCTCCCGTGAGTCCGGCCGCCCCGTTCACCGAACGGCAGCAGGCGCAGCTCCAGTACCGGCACGCCCTCAACGCCCGGACGGTGCCCGCACTCGGGTCCCGGGACGAGACGGTCGAGTCGCTACGCGAGGCCCGCCGCCAGACCCTCCGGGCCGCACTCCTGTGCATCCGGCTGGCACTGGAAGGCCCCGACCAGATCCTCTTCTCCGAGCCGAGCAACGACGACTTGCACGTCATGCTGGGCACGCTGGAGGAAGCCCTCGAAGGGATGCCGGCTCCTGCCCCTCCGGCGGCGACGCCGGAGCAGGCAACGGTCTGGTTCCGCCGCTAAGAACTCCCCTGGGCGCGCGGTGGGTAGGAGGAACCGGTCCGCGCGCCGAGGGGCGGCGTCAACCTCACCCGGGGCGACTGCTCATGGCGTCACGGGATGGATGGTCGGGCACTTGCGTGCCTTTCAGCTCGGCCAGCGCCATAGAGCCGGGGCGGCGGCGGCACTCGTCTCCGTCGCCGCCGCCCCCGGCACCACCACAGACTGTCCGCGCGGCTTGGTTCACCGGCGCGGACGGATCGGTGTTGAGCGTGGTTGTGCGCTCCGCCGAAACGGGAGAGTCGGCCCGCCCCTACCTTCCTTCCGGGGGCGGGCCGACCACCAGTTCGCCGACGCCCGTCTGCCGTGTCCTGCGGGGGCGGCCCAGGCAACCACCCCGGCACGGTGCTGCCAGGCCGGGAGACGGCCGTCCAGCCCCGGGACGGGGCACAGACAACGAAGGAGCCCCCCGCACCTGGCTGGTGCGGGGGGCTCCCGGGTGATGGGGTTAGTTGCCGTCCCCGACGTGGCAGGCCCGCCCGTACTGGTCGGCCCACGCCAACATCGAGAGCCCTGAGCCGTCGCGCAGGTAGTTGTCCGTCACGTCAGCAAGGTCGGCGTAGTCGGTGCCGAGCTGGCCGCCGTACTCCTTGGACGCCTTGCGGGCCAGCGCCTCGGCCTTGACGAGCTGGACGGCCTCGGCCTGCTGGCCGCCGCCGTTCATCAGAGCCTGCTGAGCCGAGTAGTACGCATCGCACATCTGCTCGTAGGTGCTCTGCCCGCCGCACCCGCTGAGGAGTGCGGCGCCGAACGCCGCGGTGCACGCGACGGCCAGGAACCTACGCATGGTGCGCCTCGCGACGCGGGTTCGGTACGCCAGGTGTGCGGTCAACGAGAACCAGCCAGACGGCACCCTCGCGGTGCTGGAGCTTCACCCCGTACCGCTTGGACAGGTGCAGGCCCCGCAGCCACCCAGCGGCCTGGTGGAGGGCGGCCTCGGCACGCTGTAGGTCGTCGAACGACGCCAGCACCTCGGCGCGCGGCGCGGCCGTGGCCGTCATCAGGACGCCTTGCGGCTGGAGCGGATGGGCGTGGCCTTCGACGCCTTGTCGTCGGCAGGTGCCGTGGCGGGCATGTCGTCAACGAGTGCGCGCACCGATCGCATCCGGGCGGCGTGTGCGGCGTCGGCGGCGTCGGCGAGCTTGACCAGCCCGGCGCGGATCGCGACCAGCTCGGCCGTGGTGCCCTTCCCGTCCTCGCACCGCTTGACGGTCGCCTGGGTGATGTCGGTCCCGCACGCAGCGGCGAGGCCCTGCCAGGTGGCGCCCAGCGACTTCCGGGCGGTGTGGATGTCCTCGGCCATCGCGAGTTGTTCGGCGAGGCGTTGGATGCGTGCGCGGCGTTCTTCGGTCATGGGAGTGTCCTCTCTCAGATCAGGGTGAGCAGGTGGTGGATGAGCCGTACGGCCAGCACGGCGAAGGTGATGAGAGCGGCCAGCAGAACGACCGCCCATGCAGGTGTCGGCAGGTAGTAGTGGCGACGTCGGCGGTGGTGGGTCACGGACGCCGCTCCTCGCGGGCAACGGCGGCGTCCAGACAGGCGCCGGGCAGTGCACGCCAGTCGGCGGCCTCGACGCCGAACGAGCCGCCGCACAGCCAGCACAGGGCGAGCAGTGCACCGGCACGCATCCGGGCGGTGCGGCTGGCCGGACGGTCGATGGCTGCGATCGCCGCGTCGGCGGCCTGGTTCACCCGCTCCGCGGCAGCCATCCGTTCGTGGCCAAGGATGGTCTCGAAGTCGATCGCGTCAGGGTCTTCCGGAACAATGCGGTCCACGGTTCTGCACCTCTCCCGTAGGTGTGGGCCGAGGGTCCGGGCTGGAGCTGCAACTCCGCTCGGACCCGCCCCGGTTGCGCCGGGGCTGGGGCGAAGCATCCCCCCGCGACCTGACCGGTCTGTCCGGTTTTTGCCTCCGGTTTACCCCGAGGTCTGGTTCTGGCCGATTATGGCCACTTGGTCTGACCGCAGGCGCGGGGAAAGGCGGCACGGACTGCACTAACGCCCGGGATACAAGCTGCCGCCGCTGATGTTCACCGACGACGAGGCCACCGCCGTCGTGCTCGGACTGGTCGCGGCGCGCGCCGCCGGGCCGGCCACCTCCACGACGGCGACCGCGACCGAGAGCGCGCTGGCCAAGATCTCCCGCGTCCTGCCCGCGGCGGTGCGCGACCGGGTGACCGCGGTCCAGGACACCCTCGGCCTGACCCGGCCGACCCGGACCGGCGAGGTACCGCCGACCGAGGTGGTCCTCACCCTCGCGTCCGCCGCACGGCGCCGGCAGCGGGTGCACCTGACCTACGCCGGTCGCGGCGGCGAGCGGTCCGAGCGCGACCTCGACCCGTACGGCCTGGTCGTCGACCGGGGCAGGTGGTACGTCACCGGCCACGACCACCGGCGCGACGAGGTGCGCACCTTCCGGGTGGACCGGATCGCCGCGGTCACCCCGACCGGCGCCGGGTTCGAACCGCCGGCCGACTTCGATCCGGTTGCCCGGGTGAGCGAGTCGCTGGCCCGGGTCCCGTGGGCGCACGAGGTCGAGGTCGTCCTGGACGCTCCACTGGCAGACGTACGCCGGCGGGTCCCGGCGACGCTGGCCACGCTCGCGGAGGCGGACGGCGGCGTCGTGCTGACCATGCGGGCCGAGCGCCTCGACGGCGCCGCGCTGATGCTGGCCGGGCTCGGCTGGCCGTTCGAGGTGCGCCGTCCGGCCGAGTTGCGCGCGGAGGTGCGGGCGCTCGGCGTGGCGCTGCAGTCGTACGCCGGCCGCGGCGCGTGAGGCTTCCGCCGGACTGCTCGGGTCCAGCTCCTCAGGCGGCTCCTCAGCTGTCGGTCCCGCGCCGGCCGCGGCGGAGCTCGGTCCCGAGCGCGTCCAGCCGCTGCGTCCAGAACCGGCGGTACTGCTCCAGCCACTCGTCCACCTCACGCAGCGGCGCGGTGTCCACGGCGTACAGCCGGCGGGTGCCCTCGGCCCGGACGTTCGCGAAGCCGTTCTCGCGCAGGACCCGCAGGTGCTGGGACACCGCCGGCTGGCTGATCCCGAACTCCGCCCGGATCGTCTCCACGATCGCCCCCGCCGACTGCTCGCCGTCGGCGAGGAGTTCGAGGATGCGCCGTCGTACGGGATCGCCGAGTACGTCGAAGGCGTGCACAGGTCGATCCTTCAGAACGTCCCGGCGCCGGCCGCACCCGGGTCGCGCACCGCGGCGAGGGCGCGGGCGAACTCCGCGTCCCAGTCGGCCTCGTCCGGGCCTTCGCCCGCCGGGCCGCGAAGGTGGGCCGCGAGCCCGGCCAGGTGTGCGTACCATCCGGCGGCCTGCCCGGTCGTGTTGCCGGTCACGCCCTCGTGGGTGAGCGCCAGCCGGGTGCCGTCGGCCACGGGTTCGAGGCTCACGGTCAGCCGGCTCGGCCCTGCGCCGCCGTTGTCGTCCGGGTCGTGGTGCCACCGCCAGGACGTGACGATGCGGGACTCCGGCCGGCACTCGGCGACGACGCCGGATGCCGCGCCCTGGTCGAACGTCGCGGTCCAGGTGCCACCCACTCGCAGGTCGCCGGTGACCTCGGCGAACCACCGGCCGAGCCGCTCCGGCTCGGTGACCGCCGACCACACCTCACCGGACGGGAGGGGGAAGGTACGCACGACCTCGAGGCGGGCGCCGTCCGTCGCCGTCGCCGTCGTCGTCGCGCCGGCGTGGACGATCGGCCACGGGGCAGCCATCCGCTCGGCCGACCTGCCGGCGTCGCCTCCGACGTCGCTGCCTGCCTCGGTTCCTGCCTCGGTGCCTACGTGGCCGCGTGCTGCCATGGCGGTCCCCTCCGTCCTCGCTCGGCGGACGCGCCGGAGCGACGTCGCCATCATTCGCCACCGCCTTATATAAGTCAAGGCGAATCGAAGGTCTGCTGCCGAGGCGGCCGGCAGCCCGGCAGGTGGCCGCTTCCAGCCGCTTACCGCCGCCGGGCGAGCCAGTGGGGCTGGTCGCCGTAGTGTGCGTGCCGACAGGACAGACCGGACGACGTCCACGGCGGGAGGCGGCGGCGAGTGCAGGCGGAGGCAGGAGCCGACCCGAACACTCCCGGATCCCGGCCGCGACCGGGACCAGGACAGAGCCCGCGGCAGGCTCCGGAGCGGGCTTCGGAGCGTCTTTTGGGGCAGGGCCCGGTGACCCGGGTGGTCGGCCTGATGTCCGGCACGTCGTACGACGGAATCGACGTGGCCGCCGCGGACCTCGCCTTCGACGGGACCGAGATCGTGCTCCGCCCGCTCGGCGCGCTCGCCCACCCGCTCGCCCCCGGCATTCGCGACCTGATCGGCGCCGGCCTGCCGCCCGCGCAGACCTCGATGGCGGACGTGTGCCGGCTGGACACCGTGCTCGGCCAGGCGTTCGCCGAGGCGGCCGCCCGAGGTGCCGACGAACTGGCCGGCGGCCGGGCCGACCTGGTCGTGTCCCACGGGCAGACGTTGTTCCACTGGATCGACGACGGCCGCGCCCGCGGCACGCTGCAACTCGGCCAGCCCGCCTGGATCGCCGAACGCACCGGCCTCCCCGTCGTCTCCGACCTGCGCAGCCGCGACATCACCCGGGGCGGGCAGGGTGCGCCGCTGGTCAGCATCCTCGACGTCCTGCTGCTGCCGCCGGCGCCGGCGACACGTGCGGCCCTCAACCTCGGCGGGATCGCCAACCTGACGCTGGTCCGGCCCGACGGCGGCGTCCTGGCGTACGACCTGGGGCCGGCCAACGCGCTCGCCGACCTCGCCTGCCGTCGCTACTTCGACCAGCCGTACGACGTCGACGGGCAGATCTCGGCGTCCGGTTCGGTGAGCGAGAAACTGCTCGCGGCCCTGCTGGACGAGCCGTACTTCCGTCGTCCGCCGCCCAAGTCAACCGGCAAGGAACTGTTCCACGGCGGCTACCTCGACGCCGCCCTGCTCGGCGTGCCCGACCTTCCGCCGGCCGACATCGTGGCCACGGTCACCGAGCTGACCGCCCGGCTGGTGGCGGCCGAATGCGGCACGCACCGCATCGCCGAGCTGGTCGTGTCGGGCGGCGGGGTCCGGAACACGTGGCTGATGCGCCGGATCCGGGAACTCGCCGGTTCCGACCATGCCGTCAGCGAGGACGGAATGGTGTGGATCCGGCCGATCGAGGACCTGGGACTTCCGTCGGACGGGAAGGAGGCGTACGCCTTCGCCCTGCTGGGCTTTCTCACCTTCCATGGGGTGACCGGAACCGTCCCGGCCTGCACCGGTGCGGACGCGGCGACCGTCCTCGGGAGCATCACTCCCGGTCACGGCCCGCTCCGACTCCCCGAACCACCCGGCGTGGTACCGACCCGACTGCGGATCGAGCCGCCCGAAGCGAGAGGATCGAAGGCATGACCGAAACGACGACCGAGCCCGGCGGCACGGCCGCACAGCCGGAGCAGTCCGAGAAGGAGGCGTCCGTGCAGACGCCCGAAACGCCGGACAAGGCCGACATCGCGGTGACCGGCCTGGCCACCATGGGGCGCAACCTGGCCCGCAACCTCGCCCGGAACGGCCACACGGTCGCGGTGCACAACCGCACCCGCAAGCGCACCGACACCCTGATCGCGGAGTACGCCACCGAGGGCAACTTCATCGCCTGCGAGTCGCTCTCCGACGTGGTTCGTGCCCTCAAGCGGCCGCGCAAGGTCATCGTCATGGTCCAGGCCGGCGCCGGCACGGACGAGGTCATCGACCAGCTGGCCGAGCTGCTGGAGCCGGGCGACATCCTGGTCGACGGCGGCAACGCCCACTTCATCGACTCCCGGCGGCGCGAGTCGGCACTGCGCGAGCGCGGCCTGCACTTCGTCGGCACCGGCATCTCCGGCGGCGAGGAGGGTGCGCTGAACGGCCCGAGCATCATGCCGGGCGGCACCGCCGAGGCGTACAAGACGCTCGGGCCGATCCTGGAGTCCATTTCGGCCCAGGTCGACGGCACGCCCTGCTGCACCCACGTCGGCGCCGACGGTGCCGGACACTTCGTGAAGATGGTGCACAACGGCATCGAGTACGCCGACATGCAGCTCATCGGCGAGTCGTACGACCTGCTGCGCACCGTCCTGGGCAAGACGCCCGAGGAGCTCGCCGAGATCTTCCGTACGTGGAACACCGGCGACCTGGAGTCGTTCCTGATCGAGATCACCGCCGACGTCCTCGCCGCGAAGGACCCGCGCGGCGGCGACGGCGCGTTCATCGACAAGGTGCTCGACCAGACCGAGCAGAAGGGCACCGGCCGCTGGACGGTGCAGATCGCGCTCGACCTCGGCACCCCGGTGTCCGGGATCGCCGAGGCGGTCTTCGCGCGTTCGGTGTCCGGGCACGCCGAGCAGCGCGACGCGGCCCAGGGAGTGCTCGAGGGGCCGTCGGAGAAGGTGGCCGTCGACAACCCCGACCAGTTCGTCGACGACGTACGCCGTGCGCTGTACGCGTCGAAGGTGGTCGCCTACGCGCAGGGCTTCGACATGATCCGGGCCGGCGCGGAGGCCTACGACTGGAACATCGACCTCGGTGCGATGGCCACCATCTGGCGCGGCGGCTGCATCATCCGGGCGCGGTTCCTGGACCGGATCCGGGAGGCGTACGAGAAGACGCCCGACCTGCCGTCGCTGCTGGTCGACCCGTACTTCGCGCGGACGGTCAACGAGGGTCAGGAGGCCTGGCGCCGGGTGGTCGCGACCGCGGCCGCCGCGGGTGTCCCGGTGCCCGGCTTCGGTGCCGCGCTGTCCTACTTCGACGCGCTGCGCCGCGACCGGCTGCCGGCCGCGCTGCTGCAGGGACTGCGCGACCTGTTCGGTGCGCACACCTACCGCCGGACCGACGCGGAGGGCTCGTTCCACCTCGAGTGGTCCGGCGACCGGTCCGAGACCGAGATCTGATCGGCACGGTCTGATCGGGCGGTGAGGCGGCGCTCGTTCCACGTGGAACGACCGTCCTGGATCCGACCCGCACCACGTCGGCGGGTTCCGGGCTTTCCCGGGACCCGCCGACGGGTGGTTTCGGGGGTCGTTCGGAGTACGGTCACCGGCATGCGCATCTCGGTGTCCTCCGACATGGCGGCCGGTGTCGCCGACGCACTGGTCGCCGACCTCCGCCGCCGCGGCCACCACGTGCTGGCCCACGGGGCGCTGAACCCCGGCGACGGCGACGACCGCGACGACTGGGCCTGGGCCAGCGAGGCGGCGGCCCGCGACGTCGCCGAGGGCCGGGCGGACCAGGCGGTGGTGTGCTGCTGGACGGGCACCGGCGCGTCGATCGCCGCCAACAAGGTGCCGGGGGTGCGGGCCGCGCTGTGTGCCGACGCCTACACCGCCACCGGGGCCCGGCGCTGGAACGACGCGAACGCGCTCGCCCTCAGCCTGCGGGTGGTCTCCGAGCCGTTGCTGGCCGAGATCCTGGACGCGTGGTTCGAGGGCAGGCCGAGCGAGGAGGCCGACGACCGGGCCAACGTCGCCCACGTCGACACCATCGCCCGGTCCTGAGTCCTTCCCGAGCGGATCCGCCCGTCCCGGCGTGCTCAGGCCGCGTCGTTGAGGGTGCGTCGTTCAGGCCGCCTCGTCCGGGTCGCGCAGCAGGGCGTTCACCTCGGCGACCTGCTCCGGGCTGAGCGGACCGTGGGCGAGGGCGCCCGCGTTGTCCTCCACCTGCGCGACCGTACGGAAGCCGGGGATCGGGATGGTCCGGTCGCCGGTGCCCCAGATCCAGGCCAGCGCGCCCTGTGCCGGCGTCCGGCCGCCGCTGCGCAGGATCTCGCGTACGCCGTCCAGCTTCGCCAGTAACGCCGGCGACGGCCGGCCGCCGTCGAACCACGGCAGCGTGGCGACCGAGCGCACGTCGTCGGCCGGAAGCCGGGAGCCCACGCCGAACTTCCCGGTGAGCAGCCCCATCGCCAGCGGCGTGCGGTTGACGCTGCTGAGGTCGTGCCGGGCGCAGGTGGCGAGCAGGTCGGTGGCCGGGCGGAACAGGTTGAGCTCGTGCTGGACCGCGGCGCAGTGGGCGCCGGCGGCGAAGAACTCGGCGCGTTCGGCGTCGTCGGTGCTCCAGCCGTACGCCCGGATCGTGCCGGCGGCGACGAGGTCCTCCAGCGTCTCCATGACGGTGAGGGCCTCGCTCACCGGCAGGTCGCCGACGTGGAGTTGGTACAGGTCGATGTGGTCGGTGCCGAGCCGCCGCAGCGAGGCCTCGCAGGCCCGCCGGATGTATGCGGCCGAGGTGTCGGTGCCCATGAGGTCGCGGCGCTCCTCGTCGTAGGTGTAGCCGAACTTCGTGGCCACCACGACCCGCTCGCGGTCGGCGCCGAGCGCGCGGCCGAGCACGCGTTCGCTGTGGCCGGTGCCGTAGGCGTCGGCGGTGTCGAAGAAGGTCACGCCGAGGTCGAGCGCGCGGCGGATCGCGCGGACCGACTCCTCGTCGTCCACCTCGCCCCAGCCGTCGGTCTGGCCGAACATCGTGAACGGGCCGCCGATCGCCCAGCACCCCAGGCCGATGGCGCTGGGTTCGAGGTCGGTGCGGCCGAGCCGCCGGGTGAGGGAGGCGCTGGTCTGCTGGTTCGTCATGCGTCCACGGTAGGAAGACGCGGACCGGGTGACCAGGCCGAAGATCGCCCACGATCCCGGACCAATTCTTGTCCCGACCCGGGTCGAACCGGGCCGCCCGCCGGGGTCGCCCCTGGCGCGGGTGGCCGGACCTGCCGGTCTACTCTCGGAGCGTGACCGAAGCCGCACGAGTCCGGTACGCCTACCTCGGCCCCGCCGGGACCTTCACCGAGGCGGCCCTGCGCACCCTGCCCCACGTCGACCGGATCGACCCCGAACCCTGCGCGACCGTCCCCGCCGCCCTGGACGCCGTACGCACCGGCGCGGCCGACGGCGCGGTCGTGCCCATCGAGAACTCCGTCGAGGGCGGCGTCCCGGTCACCCTGGACGAACTCGCCGGCGGCCATCTGGCGATCACCCGGGAGATCCTGCTGCCGGTGTCGTTCGCGCTGCTGGCCAGGTCGGGCACGCAACTGGCCGACTGCAAGCGGATCAGCACCCACCCGCACGCCGCCGCGCAGTGCCGGCGCTGGCTGGCCGCCAACCTGCCGCAGGCGGAGGTGACGCTGGCCTCGTCCACCGCCGCCGCGGCCGCCGCCGTCGCGGAGGAGGGCTCGGAGCTCGATGCGGCGGTGGCGCCCCGGATCGCCGGTGAGCGGTACCGGCTCGAGGTGCTCGCGAACGAGATCGAGGACAACGCCGACGCGGTGACGAGGTTCGTGCTGGCCACCCGTCCGGCCGCGCCCGGGCCGATGACCGGTGCGGACAAGACGTCCCTGGTGGCGTTCATCCGCGACGACCACCCGGGCGCGCTGCTGGAGATCCTGGACGAGTTCGCCGTACGCGGGGTCAACCTCACCCGGATCGAGTCCCGCCCGACCGGTGACGGCATCGGGCGCTACAACTTCTCGATCGACTGCGAGGGACACGTCGCCGAGGCCCGCGTCGGCGAGGCGCTGATGGGCCTGCGCCGGGTGTGCGCGGAGGTGCGCTTCCTCGGCTCGTACCCACGCGCGGACGGCGCCCGGATCCAGCTGCGCGGCGGCACCGCCGACGCCGACTTCCGGGACGCCGCGGACTGGCTGGCGCGGGTGCGGGAAGGCCGCGGCTAGCCGGGGCACCAGACCGCGGGGACGCCGTTCGCGCTCTGGCACCGCGGCG
This Actinopolymorpha cephalotaxi DNA region includes the following protein-coding sequences:
- the pheA gene encoding prephenate dehydratase, which produces MTEAARVRYAYLGPAGTFTEAALRTLPHVDRIDPEPCATVPAALDAVRTGAADGAVVPIENSVEGGVPVTLDELAGGHLAITREILLPVSFALLARSGTQLADCKRISTHPHAAAQCRRWLAANLPQAEVTLASSTAAAAAAVAEEGSELDAAVAPRIAGERYRLEVLANEIEDNADAVTRFVLATRPAAPGPMTGADKTSLVAFIRDDHPGALLEILDEFAVRGVNLTRIESRPTGDGIGRYNFSIDCEGHVAEARVGEALMGLRRVCAEVRFLGSYPRADGARIQLRGGTADADFRDAADWLARVREGRG